The Maridesulfovibrio hydrothermalis AM13 = DSM 14728 DNA window AGAAAGTTTGATTGCAAAGTCGGTTCGCCGCCCGAAAAAGTGACCCCGCCGCCGGAGGTGTTATAAAACGGGCGGTCTCGTTCCACCTCTTCCATGACTTCCTCAACGCTCATGTAGCGGCCGACTATTGTCATAGAGCCTGCATAACATTTTTCAACGCATTCACCGCAGTAGGTGCATTTATTCCGGTCAATTTCAACTTTGAAATTTTCTTTAATGACAATAGCCTGCTCTGGGCAAAGTGTAGCGCATTTTACACAGCTGATACAATGGTGCGGGATGCGCATAATCTCAGGCTTACTGCTCATAGATTCAGGGTTCTGACACCAGCGGCATTCAAGCGGACAGCCTTTTAAAAAAACAAGCGTGCGGATGCCGTTGCCATCATGGACCGCAAAACGCTGGATATCAAACACCAGTCCTGTAAGCGATGCCTTATTCTTATCATTCAAATTAAATTTATGCTGACGTTCTTTCCATCTCATATTTTCTCTCGTTTACTTGTGCCATGCAGGGCACTGGTTTTGATTGATGCACTGCATGTTTTTTTTGAGTGAAAGGTGGTGCTTCCGCTGGTTTTAATCATTTTAAAAGGGCTAAGGATTTCCGGAAAAGTTATTGAAGAGTCCGGAGAATCTCATTTTTACAAAAGGTTCTCCGGACTCTGATGAGGCACAGGTATATTTAGAAGTTCTGCTCAGTACGGGCGAGGATATCGTCCTGTAATGTTTTATCCAGCGCGGTGAAGAATGCACTGTATCCTGCAACGCGGACAACCAGTCCTTTGTGTTTTTCAGGGTTGGCCTGAGCATCCAGCAAAGTGTCGCGGCTGATTACGTTGTATTGCACGTGGAAGCCGCCGTTCTGGAAGTATGCTTCGGTAACAGCCTTGAGGCTTTCCAGTCCTTTTTCACCTTCAATGGCGGTCGGATGGAATTTCTGGTTCAGCAGAGTTCCGTTGGAAGCTATCTCATGATCAAGTTTTGCAACAGAGAGAACTGAAGCCGTCGGTCCGCAGGAGTCATAACCGGATATGGGGGATACTCCATCAGCCAGAGGTGACCATGCTTTGCGTCCATCGGGAGTGGCCATGACGACAGAACCTAAGGGCACGTTGGCAGAAGCAGGGTACAGGCCGGGCTGGAATTTTCCGCCGCGCGGATTGGTGTACTTGTTCACTTCTTCGCAGTAAATCAGTGCGGCCTTTTTGGCGATTTCATCTGCGTAATCATCGTCGTTGCCGTATTTGGGAGCGCGGTTCACCAGCATTTGACGCAGGTCTTCCTGTCCTTCAAAGTCGGTAACGAGTGCCTCCTGAAGCTGTTCAAGGGTAAGGACTTTATCATCAAAGACCAGTTTCTTGATGGCAGTCAGTGAGTCGCCTGCGTTAGCAACACCAACACCTTGAGGTCCGGTGAAGTTGTAATGCGCTCCGCCTTCCTGCAGGGAGACCCCTTCGGAAATGCAATCATCAACTAGTGAAGACAGGAACGGAAGCGGGCAATGCTTGCCGTGAGTCATGTCTACCGCGTTGTCGGCTGCCGCCATGAGTTTAACAAAATAAGCAGTCTGCTGAGTGTAGGAATCCATGAGATCATCAAAGGATTTAAATGTCTTCAGGCTGCCGGATTTAGGACCGAGTTGTTTTCCGGTGCGCTGATCCACACCGTCATTGAGGCAAAGCTCGATAATTTTAGCCATGTTGTAGAAAGCAGCATCATGCCAGCCTTCCGTTTTGCCGCCCACCTGAGGCTCAACGCAGCCGATGATACCGTAATCGCGGGCATCTTCACGCTCCAGACCGCGGGCAAGCAGTGCGGGTACGATGACTCTATCGTTGTAATATGCGGGGTATCCCATACCCATGCGGCTGAGTTCTGCTGCTTTTTTATAAAGCGGATCAGGTGTTCCCTCATGAATACGAACGGAGAGAGAAGGTGCATAGAGTTTGGTGTTGGCACTGGCTTGCAGAATCAGGTAGGACATAGTGTTGGTCGCATCGGAGCCATCACGTTTCTGCCCGCCTACGATCAGATTCATGAACATGGGGTATCCGGCGAAAGCCATAGTGGAATTTTCGTCACGTACTTTGTTGAGTTCAGAAAATTTGACCCAGAGCATATCCAGCATTTCCTGAGCTGATTCTATAGATATGGGATCTGCCAGCAGGAAAGGATTCATGTATTGGTCAAAGCGCATGGGAGAGATTGAATGGCCGTTTGATTCAATCTGGATAACCAGATGGATGAACCAGAAAGCTTGCAATGCTTCCTGAAAGCTTTCAGCTGGCTGCGCAGGAACTTTACGGCAGATGCGGGCAATTTCTGTCAGTTCAGCCCTGCGTTCTGAGTCTTCGCAGGAGACAGCCATTTTTTCAGCCAGTACGGCAAAACGCTCTGCAAATGCGATAACAGCTTTGTTGGCCGTAATTACCGAGTTAAGGAAATGCATTTTGGTGAGCTGAGAAGCATCGGCAAAGTCGATTTCAGCCAGCTTTTCTTCAGCCTGAGCAATAACGGCATTCAGTCCGAGGGTAAGAGCTTTGTTGTAATCCGCTGAGATGTGACCGACACCATTGTAAAAGTAGTTACCAACGGTGTATACGACTTCGTTGTGAGCTTCGAGGGATTCCGGAGGCATCATTTCGCTGGCAATTTCGTTTACTGTTTTGCCGTCCCAGTAGGTGAAAGCTGAGCGCAGTTTTTCTTTTGCTTCTTCGGAGATGAGAAAAACATCAGCGGTTCTTTTTTCCAGACGATCCAATTCCTCTTCGACCCACTTGCAGGAAAACTCAGGAAAGATAGGGGCGGAGCGGGGCATGGAGCACTGGTTACCCACTATGATTTCATCGTCCTGAATGAAAATGGACATGCTGGAAAGGATTTTTTCCAGAGCCTTGGCCCGGCGGATGGGCATGGGCTGCCCTTCTGTTTCTTTGTATGATTCAGTAATAAGTACAGCACGTTCTGCGCAAACAGCAGGGGTGGTATTCAGAAAGCGGTCAAGAGTTTTATCCACACGTTTGGATGCGCCGACTATTTTAGGTATTTCCACATTGGGTTTATTCTTGGTCATTGTTCCATTCCTCCATTAAAAAGTTATTTATTATTGCTTGTAAGCTGCAAGACCTGCTTCCGCACAGGCTATATCCTGCTCAACACTGCCGCCGCTGACCCCGATGCCACCGATGACAGTTCCATTTTTTTTAATAGGCAGTCCGCCTCCGAAAATCACAATCCGTCCGTTGTCTGCGGTGTGGATTCCGTAAAGAGGTTTGCCCGGCTGGGATACAGACCCCAGTGTTTCGGTTGGTATTTTCACGGCCACGGCGGTGTATGCTTTGTTCAAGGCCAGGTCTATGCTGACCAGCAGGGCATCATCCTGTCGAAGCTGGGCTACAAGATTACCACCCTGATCAACCACGGCGATAACCATAGGCACTCCGATTTCATCTGCTTTTCTCTCCGCCGCAGCAATCATCTGCTGTGCGAGTTTTGCTGTTACTGACATAGGATTCCTTTTATTTAATGATGTTCAGCATGAGTGTTCCCACTGCGATCGCAGCAGCCGGGGGGTCAACATGGTTGCTTCCATGATTCCAGAACATGCGGGCCATAAGTTCCTGCAAGAGGGCGGCAGATGCGCCGACCAGTCCGGCAATCATGATATTTCCAAAATACAGGTAAGCCAGAGCGGCTAGAATTGCCTGACAATGCCAGACCGGTACTTGCTGAATAGCACCTGTCCCTAACTGGAGGGCGATAAGACTGATAGCAGCTGCGGCCCAGCCCAGAATCAGGGGTACGACAAATGCTCCGGCGGCTGAAATTGCGCCCGATGCAGCAAGCGGGTCCATAGCGATCTTAGCCTGAGCAGCCATTGCGGCGGAAAGAACACCTGCGGCAAAGCCGTAGAGGACCATTTTAGGAAGCGGCAGCATCCAGGGAACCCATGAAATTTTATGACCGTCAGTTTTGAGATAGCCGATGTCGGAGATTGATTTTTTGTTGCCCCACGGCATTTCTTTTTGAAACAGAAAGCGGGCGAGAAAGGCTGTGGCAACAACACTTAATGCTATCATATCTGTTTTGTTAACAATCGGGATCAGGGCGAAAAGTTGTAACAGCAGATGTCCTGCCAGCGCAGCTAAACCGCCAACCAAGAGTACGTCCCACGATGTTCCCATCAATGCAGACAGGATATCTTTTGCTGCTCCGCCGGGATGATTCTTTTTAATTCCCGCAGCATAGGTCGAGGCAGCTACCCCCGCAGCAAATCCACCTACGTGAGGGCCGAAAATTGGTCCGAGTCCGATTTGGAGCAGAACGAAATCCGAGCCGCTGGCCATGATGACCAGACATCCCGCCATCACCATCAGGCCGCATATAATAAATGAAAAAAGTCCACCCAAAGCGCCGCCGACAATTCCTCCGGCAAAACACATAACAAGGGTTTGAGGGCTGAAAGGGTCCATAAAACACTACACTCCTTAAGTTTGTTCCCGCACAGGTTTATCCTTATTCTCGCAGCCTTTGGCTTTATTGCGCGTGCATATTACAATGGCTGCTGTGGTCCCTATAAAGAGAAAAACGTGCCATGAATTAATATGCATGCGATTGCAGTGGGTTAACGGATTCTGAGCTGTTTCAGG harbors:
- a CDS encoding glycyl radical protein, producing the protein MTKNKPNVEIPKIVGASKRVDKTLDRFLNTTPAVCAERAVLITESYKETEGQPMPIRRAKALEKILSSMSIFIQDDEIIVGNQCSMPRSAPIFPEFSCKWVEEELDRLEKRTADVFLISEEAKEKLRSAFTYWDGKTVNEIASEMMPPESLEAHNEVVYTVGNYFYNGVGHISADYNKALTLGLNAVIAQAEEKLAEIDFADASQLTKMHFLNSVITANKAVIAFAERFAVLAEKMAVSCEDSERRAELTEIARICRKVPAQPAESFQEALQAFWFIHLVIQIESNGHSISPMRFDQYMNPFLLADPISIESAQEMLDMLWVKFSELNKVRDENSTMAFAGYPMFMNLIVGGQKRDGSDATNTMSYLILQASANTKLYAPSLSVRIHEGTPDPLYKKAAELSRMGMGYPAYYNDRVIVPALLARGLEREDARDYGIIGCVEPQVGGKTEGWHDAAFYNMAKIIELCLNDGVDQRTGKQLGPKSGSLKTFKSFDDLMDSYTQQTAYFVKLMAAADNAVDMTHGKHCPLPFLSSLVDDCISEGVSLQEGGAHYNFTGPQGVGVANAGDSLTAIKKLVFDDKVLTLEQLQEALVTDFEGQEDLRQMLVNRAPKYGNDDDYADEIAKKAALIYCEEVNKYTNPRGGKFQPGLYPASANVPLGSVVMATPDGRKAWSPLADGVSPISGYDSCGPTASVLSVAKLDHEIASNGTLLNQKFHPTAIEGEKGLESLKAVTEAYFQNGGFHVQYNVISRDTLLDAQANPEKHKGLVVRVAGYSAFFTALDKTLQDDILARTEQNF
- a CDS encoding GlcG/HbpS family heme-binding protein; this encodes MSVTAKLAQQMIAAAERKADEIGVPMVIAVVDQGGNLVAQLRQDDALLVSIDLALNKAYTAVAVKIPTETLGSVSQPGKPLYGIHTADNGRIVIFGGGLPIKKNGTVIGGIGVSGGSVEQDIACAEAGLAAYKQ